Within the Bacillota bacterium genome, the region CACTCACGAGTCGCCCATAGGCTCGAAAGTAGAGGGCCGCCGCCTCTCCCTCGATCCCTCTGAGCTCATCCAAGCTGTCCGCATGCTCAGCCTTGAGGACGAATTCCGCGAGAAGCCCCTCTTCGCCGTCATCCGCAAGCATGCCGTCCCTGCGAGCTCGTTGGAGCAGCGAGCGGCAGTTGCGTATCTTCCCCGCCACGAATCCGCGGGCCAGCCTAAGGGAGCGCACGGGGTCCTCGGAGGCGGCAAACTGAAGGCGGCGGAGCAACACAGTTTTCGCCTCTCGGGGCTCCCACCGCCCCACCCACTCTCCCCGAGGGCCGATATACGCCACCCCGATGCCCAGTTCGCTCAGCTCCCTGAGGGCTCCCCCGCTCCAGGAGACATCCCCGATGCAGATCACTTGGTCGACCTGCTCCAGGGGCAGGCGCACGACGCTCCCGTCGGCCTTACGTACCGCGAGCGTTGAACCCACCTTGCGCACGAAGGCATGTTCCTCGGTCACATAGAGCGCGGTCACGGTTCCTTCCTCCAGATGTCGGTCCAAAGCGGAAGGCAGATCGGCTCATGCTGGCATTCCCCGCAGCGGGGCCCGACCCGGCCCTCTGGAGGCGACCCGAGATCCAGAATCCGTTTGGCCTGCTCCACCGCACGGACCGCCTGTATGCGCAGATCCTCAGTCCACGGGATCTCCCGGTATCGCCTGGAGTCGGTCAGGTAGACTCGCAACCGGACGTTCTCAGGGAGAGGAGGACCTGACCACCGCTCGCTTGAGGCGTGCTCGCGCAGCGCCAACACCTGCACGGCAAGCTGGAGGCGCACTCCTGGCCAGACCTCCCTGCGGAGCTTCGCGGTCTTGTACTCCGTTACGCAGCACTCTTCCGTCCCCACATCGACCTCGTCCAGCACGCCCACGACGCCCAGCCGGGGCGCCATGACCCAGAGGTTCCTGTACCGGCGAACCCCGGGAGGCAGGCCTGTGTCGCCTTCCGACAGGGCGAAGATCGCATGCCTCGCCAAGCCCCGCTCCATATGCTCATTCGTCGGATCGTCGCCCTGCACGAACCGGTACCAAGCCTGCCTTGGACAGTAGGTCAGGGCTTCCACCATGCGGATCGGCACCAGGGCATCCTCTTCAGAAAGATCCAACTGGCCACCCCTCCCGCCTGGGTGCCTATCACCATACGAGTCCGGCCCGCGTCTCTGAACCGCCCTGAAATGCGGTCAAGCCGAATCCATGCCCCGTCTTCGCGCCCGTGCCCGCGTACGAGGCGAAGCGCGCGAGCGCGGCGAGGAGACCGGGCCCCCATGGCTCCGGGCCTATCCAGGCGTACCGAACCGTACCGAGAAATCCGGTGAGCGCCGTCTCCCCACCGTCCACTGTCACGGTGTGCAGACCTTCGATCGAGCGAACCGCCACGCGCTCGCCCAGCCACTCCCGGAACGCTTCTTCCGGCATGGGAGCCGGGAGCGTCCCGCCGGCAGAACACCAGGCAGCCGCCCAGGAACCGACGACGAGCTCTGGCAGGGGCAGAAGCTCGTACTGTTGGCGGCCGAATCTGCGACCAAAGCTGAAGAAAGTCGGCGAGAGGAACTCGACCTCGACCGACGCGGCCGCGGCCCCAGCGGCCCCCAGATCGGCGATCGCAACCTTGGGATCGGGCCGCGCCTCCACGATCGCCACCCGGTGGCCGAGCACGTCCCCCGTGAAACGGAGAGCGGCCTCCAGGGAGCCTTCCATCGCGGTGACCAGGGGTCCCCAGACCGCCACCGTCCATTCCGCGACCCCCATGCCGCCGCGCGGGGACACCCGGAGGGGCGAAAGGGCGAACGGCTTGCGCCCGCGCGCGTCGTGAACCGAACGAGCCGCTTCCCCCGAGCCGGTCGACAAGAGCTGGAAGAAGAGCGAGTGGGACGGAGAGTAGAGAGTCCTGCCATCGCCCCGCCACCGATCGACCGCCAGGCGAAAGCGGATGCGCCATACCGACGATTCGCCCGTCACCGGTCCACCCGCTCCAGAACGTACCCGTCACGGGTCCGGCGCCTGACGCGAAGGGGAAGACGGACCAGCATGCGCACGCGCTCCACCCCGAGGCGCGGCCCGGGATCGCCGACTTTCCTGTAAGCGGAGATCCGCCCGAAGTCGGCCCTGGGGCCGAGATCGTCCAGCAAGACCGCCCACCCGCCGCGCTCGCTTCCAGGCTCTTTGGTCTCGCTTTCCTTCAGGACCACGAAACCGTCCGGAAGCTCGTCAACCCACTCCACAGGCCGCTCCGCCCGCACGAGCGATTCCGCCACACCCAGAAAGCTCAGCCGTTCCAGGCCTTCGGCCAGGTCCTCCCGCCTCTCTCCTGGGACGTCCAGGATCGCGATTCCGAAGGGCTCGTCCATGTGCACGTATTCCCTGAGAGCCGCGGACTTCTTGTATTCCATCCCTTTTTCACCAGTCGGGTCACGATCATCGTCGCCCTTCAACACCCGCACCATCGCGGCGCTCACGGCCATGCGGCCGGGCGCCGCCCAGGCAACCGCGAGCGGCGCCAGCCAGCCGAGGTGCTCCTGCGCCCTGCCGGGGCCGTCCCGTGCCACAAGATGGGCGAGGAGCGCCATCTTGACGGTGGCCGGGGCGGGGCAGGGCAGGGTGACGGCGGAAAACGCGTTCGCGGTCAGAGCGCGGGCGCTGAAGAGCGACAGGACCCTGTACCAGACCACAGCGTGCCTGCCCTGCATGGCCCTCAGTCTCCCGTCACACGCCCGGCGATCTTCGCGAGGATCTCCCCCAGCTCGCCAGACGACCCGAAGGGAATGACAAAGACGTCACGGTCAAGATGGCCGAAAGCATCGGCGATCTCGCGCATGCGCTCTTCATACCCTTCCGCCAGAGGGCTGGCCAGAACGGGCGGAAGCTCGCCGAAGGAGACGCTCACGGCTCCCGAGATCTCCAGCACGTGGGGCAGCTGGGTGTTCTCCTGGGCGCCCCTCGGGTTCGCCAGCGTCCAGTAGAGCGCCTCCACCGCCAGCTTCCTGCGCTTGGCCCGCTTCTCGCCCTCGACGACCACTTCGCGCGAGATATCGTTCCAGCCGATCCGCCGGAGGTCGAGCTCCGCCACGACACCGTAATACCCGCTTGAGGCCGGGCGCGTGAAGATGTTCTGCCCAAGGTTGGCGCCGTCTCTCAAATTTCCGCCTTCCCCTTCGTCTGCAGGCCGGCCTTCATCGCCAGCCTCTTCCCCTCCTGAAACCAGCTTCACATGCGTATAGCGTCCCGTCCGAACCAGGTCGGGGATCCCGAGCAGCCAGCCAAACCGGATGGCCGAGCGGCGCGGCACGCTCCGCCCGATCGTGACCAGAAGGCCGGCCACGTCGTCGATGACGCACTTTGCAATGGCTGCCTTCAAAACCTCTGCATCTTCCACGTGATTCCTGCCTCTCAGCAGCCTCTGGAACTCCCTATCCTGGTTGATGCGGTTGGGACTTGCCGCCGCGCACCCGCTGCAGAGCGGAACGCCGCCCTCCGCGGCGCTCAGCCTGCGCAGATAGTCAACATAAACGTGCTTGACCATGTCGCCCGAGATGGCGTTCGTCTGGATAATCTCGTCCCCGCGGACCACGTCGACCTGGCGCGGGATGATCGCGTTGTTCCTGGTCCCCTCGTTGTTGAGGGCGTGGGCGTCCATGGCCAGGCGCGCGGCGATCCCGACACCGGTCGGCGCCGACTCCTTCAGCTTCTCGCTCCAGCTCAAACTCTTTTCCTCCCGCACAGCCATCATCCCCACCGAGTACCCCTCCTCCGGATTCATTCTTCTGCGCTCACGGCTTCTTCTACCGCACCTTCGGCCGGAACATCCGGCTCCTCCTTGCCGTATAGACTCGACCCGTAAGCCAGCAGCGCCGCCGGCAGAAGGCCGGTGCGGTCCTCCAGAACCCACTTCGCTACCTGGTCGACGTCCTTCTCGCGCAGCATGGGCCTGTGCTCCTCTTTATCAACCCGCTCGTTCATGCGCATCGTCACGTCGTTGTACCGCGAGACGAACTCGAAGAGCGCCTGCAGGAACTCCTCTGTTCCCCGGTCGGCGGCTGAGGCGAGTTCCGCCATCAGGTCGTACTCCGGCGGAAAGCCTTTCTTCTCGCGCTTGCGCGCGTAATGCGCGCGAACCGTCGCGTCGTGAATCGCCGTCGCGACGTTCCTGAAGCTCTCGCTGTCCAAGATCGCCGCCAGCCTGCCCGCACGATCCAAGAGATCCACCACCTTTCTGATATCTTCAGCCTTCCAGAGCGACATCACGCCGTCCTTCCTCTCGGCGCGCAATCCGGCGCGGAACCACTCGCGCACGCTCTCCAGCCAGGCCTTCACCTCCCCGTTCAGCGACAGGAGATACTTCTCAACTCCCTTCCTGGCAGCAGGGTCTGTCTCGTCGCGTAGCGCGTACAGCTTCTTCACATGCCTCTTAAGGAGATCGGTCGCCTCCGAGAAACCTTTCATCGCAGCCGCTTCCAGCCAAGTGGGAAGCGGTGCGAAGGTCGCCCTCTGCAAGCTGAACGTAAAGTTATTCGGCTTCCAGTAGATGTTCACATGAACGCCGTGAAGGCCGAGGCTTCCCACGCCCCATCGCTCGGCGAACTCCTTCCAGTGGTTCAGGGCCGCCCTCCCATACCCGAGGGATGCCTGCACGACGAATCGGTCGTCGGGCTCCATGTAGACAATCTGGACATCACGCAGGTAGTTCAGCCCGCGCGGGAGCTCGACCTCGGCCGGGCAGGGCACCAGCACAAACCGGCGATCCTTCGCCTCCGCCACCTGGGCCACGGCGAAGAAGCCCACGTACGCCAGGTAGAGCTCGAACAAACTGCGGTCTCCTCGCTTGGCCGAGTTCCACTCCGGCAAACGCTTAGCTCCAATAGGGATACCGTTGCTCCGCAAGAAGCGCATGGTTGGGCCCTCGCTCATCCCCGGGTACAAGAAGCCCGGCGGGTTGTACCAGCGCTTGTCTTTATTGCGCAGTGCCAACGTGGTAAGCATGCCGTCCAGTTCCTCATCGCTGGCCGCCTGGTTTCGGGCATATACATCCAGCAGGACTTCCCATCCGGCCTGGTTAGCCAGATGTTCCTGGACGGTCGCCGAAAACTCGTTGTATCCACTCCATTGCTTCCCTGGGCTGGTCATCACGTTGTATACCCGGTAACGGTGCGCCCGCTGGTCGCGCACCGTGAAGGCAGGCTCCTCCTGTCCTCCGTTCCGGTGCTCCCTCCGCCACTTCTTCAAGTTTTCGTAGTCCTGTTTGAGCTGTTCATGATCGACCCAGTGCTTTACGGCGGAAGGGTGTGTCTTGTTCGGGCTTTCCATCCACGGCGGGACAAGATCGACATCGCCCGTGCTGGGCGCGACGTTTGCCAGCCTGCCCTTGAGCGACTTCAGGTCCTCCCGCATGGTGACGGTGAAGGCGGCCCCCTCGTCCCGCAGAAACACGGCGTGATCACTCAGGCTGGAAAGGAAGATCGCCAGCCCCCAGGCCACCAGGTCGTCCCCCGACGTTCCCGTGGCCTTCGGTACCGTGAAAACCTGGCCACTCACGAGCTCCTCACGCTCCTTGCGGTTTCTCCTGCCTTGCCAGCTCCTGGCTTTCCCCGTCCGCCAGCCTGAGCATCCGCGACACCACGGCCAGCGCGACGGCCTCTTTCCAGGGATGGATCTTTCCGAGCCGCATGCCGGAAGCGTCCACGAGATGCCGCTCGATCGTCTCGCCGTCCCGTACGTCCGGAACGCTGCCTGGCAGATTGAAAAGCTGCAGGAGACGCATCGCTTCCTTCCGGGCCGGCTGGTCGAGCAGGAAGTCGCGGCCGACCCGCGTCTCACGCATGCCGGCCGAATGGTGCGTCGCCACGGCCGTCACGAGCACCCGTCTCGGAGAGGGCATGTCCGGCACACGATCGGATTGGCCGATACGGCTGTCCAGCGCACTCGCCACCCCGGTCGAGTAGGCGGCGCCTGCCAGCGCGTGCGGGGGGAAGCGGGCGTCTCCCGGCCGGCTGTCGGTGTGGGCCAGCCACCGGCTCGCGGGCTTGCCTAGAGATCTCTGGATCCTTTTCGCCTCCTTCTGCCACCCAGGCGCCAGCTTCCCCATGTCGTGGAGGACGATCGACGCCCGCACCGTTTCGGCCAGCAGGCCCTGAGGCCATCCGAGCCATCTCTCCAGCTCGTCCTCGACAGCCAGAAGCCTCGGAAGCAGCCATGGCGACTTGTCCAGCACCTTCAAAGCCCGCCGTATGTGCTCCTCAAGCGTCTCGCTGACGTAACTGAGCAGCTGCTTGTCCCGATTCCTGTCGACCTGCGGAGCCCAGTAGCGCTCGCTGACCGGCTCTCCCGCATGGCCAAGCTCGAGGCCGAAGAACGGGTCGTACCTCGCCAGCGCTGGATTCAACGCCACGACCGGAGGCAAGACCTTCGGCTTGATTTCCACCCAGCGGGACGGGGTGTCCGCTGCGCTCTGCCTGCCTTCCGCGCCCTCATCCCATACGGGCGTTTTGGCGATCCACTCAGGCGGCTCGGGCAGTTCGAGGGATACAGGCTCGTCCTCGGCGTCACCGTCCCCGGCGCCACTTTCTACCGGCCTGCCCGCCTTGCGCAG harbors:
- the cas1 gene encoding CRISPR-associated endonuclease Cas1, yielding MTALYVTEEHAFVRKVGSTLAVRKADGSVVRLPLEQVDQVICIGDVSWSGGALRELSELGIGVAYIGPRGEWVGRWEPREAKTVLLRRLQFAASEDPVRSLRLARGFVAGKIRNCRSLLQRARRDGMLADDGEEGLLAEFVLKAEHADSLDELRGIEGEAAALYFRAYGRLVS
- the cas6 gene encoding CRISPR system precrRNA processing endoribonuclease RAMP protein Cas6 — protein: MTGESSVWRIRFRLAVDRWRGDGRTLYSPSHSLFFQLLSTGSGEAARSVHDARGRKPFALSPLRVSPRGGMGVAEWTVAVWGPLVTAMEGSLEAALRFTGDVLGHRVAIVEARPDPKVAIADLGAAGAAAASVEVEFLSPTFFSFGRRFGRQQYELLPLPELVVGSWAAAWCSAGGTLPAPMPEEAFREWLGERVAVRSIEGLHTVTVDGGETALTGFLGTVRYAWIGPEPWGPGLLAALARFASYAGTGAKTGHGFGLTAFQGGSETRAGLVW
- the cas4 gene encoding CRISPR-associated protein Cas4 → MDLSEEDALVPIRMVEALTYCPRQAWYRFVQGDDPTNEHMERGLARHAIFALSEGDTGLPPGVRRYRNLWVMAPRLGVVGVLDEVDVGTEECCVTEYKTAKLRREVWPGVRLQLAVQVLALREHASSERWSGPPLPENVRLRVYLTDSRRYREIPWTEDLRIQAVRAVEQAKRILDLGSPPEGRVGPRCGECQHEPICLPLWTDIWRKEP
- a CDS encoding DevR family CRISPR-associated autoregulator, which gives rise to MMAVREEKSLSWSEKLKESAPTGVGIAARLAMDAHALNNEGTRNNAIIPRQVDVVRGDEIIQTNAISGDMVKHVYVDYLRRLSAAEGGVPLCSGCAAASPNRINQDREFQRLLRGRNHVEDAEVLKAAIAKCVIDDVAGLLVTIGRSVPRRSAIRFGWLLGIPDLVRTGRYTHVKLVSGGEEAGDEGRPADEGEGGNLRDGANLGQNIFTRPASSGYYGVVAELDLRRIGWNDISREVVVEGEKRAKRRKLAVEALYWTLANPRGAQENTQLPHVLEISGAVSVSFGELPPVLASPLAEGYEERMREIADAFGHLDRDVFVIPFGSSGELGEILAKIAGRVTGD